One genomic segment of Helianthus annuus cultivar XRQ/B chromosome 14, HanXRQr2.0-SUNRISE, whole genome shotgun sequence includes these proteins:
- the LOC110904570 gene encoding pentatricopeptide repeat-containing protein At1g74900, mitochondrial, translating to MLSPLHKLHIRNPTFLVCSVKLSFYYNLTTITPPADDDDASSLSNLILKLDPQALTHNLEFNSVTWTPDLVNKILKHLWNHGPKAIQFFNLLERHPTYTHSAASFDHAIDIAARLRNYKTVWALVARMRKRRVGPNPKTFAIITERYVSAGKPDKAVRVFLSMQEYGCQQDLNSFNTFLDVLCKSRRVEMAYNLFKVLKRRFRADTISYNIIANGFCLLKRTPRALEVLREMVESGLEPTLKTYNVILNGYFKAGQVKEAWQFFLEMKRRRRCEMDVVTYTTVVHGFGVAGEIQKARQVFDEMIGLGILPSVATYNAYIQVLCKKDNVENAILVFEEMLKKGYTPNATTYNVVIRGLCHVGKMDRAMEYLDKMKDDECGPNVQTYNVIIRYYCDEGEIEKSLKVFKRMGNGECLPNLDTYNVLISAMFGRKRSGDLMVAGKLLIEMVDRGFIPRKFTFNRVLNGLLLTGNQDFAKEILTAQSRCGRLPRQLRL from the coding sequence ATGTTGTCACCTCTCCACAAGCTTCACATCAGGAATCCTACCTTTCTTGTATGTTCTGTGAAATTGTCATTCTACTACAACCTCACCACCATCACGCCTcctgcagatgatgatgatgcctcCAGCCTTTCTAACCTCATCCTAAAGTTAGACCCACAAGCTCTAACCCATAATTTAGAATTCAACTCAGTCACCTGGACGCCGGACCTAGTGAACAAGATCTTAAAACACCTATGGAACCATGGCCCCAAAGCCATCCAATTCTTTAACCTTCTTGAACGCCACCCCACATACACCCACTCCGCTGCCTCATTTGACCATGCCATTGACATTGCTGCCCGATTGCGCAACTACAAGACCGTATGGGCACTTGTTGCCCGAATGCGGAAACGAAGGGTTGGTCCAAACCCTAAAACATTCGCCATTATAACCGAACGGTATGTATCTGCTGGAAAACCCGACAAAGCCGTTAGAGTTTTCTTGTCGATGCAGGAGTATGGCTGTCAACAAGATCTGAATAGCTTTAACACGTTTCTTGATGTTTTATGCAAGTCTAGACGAGTTGAAATGGCGTATAACTTGTTTAAGGTTTTAAAGAGAAGATTTAGAGCTGACACGATCAGTTATAACATAATTGCAAATGGTTTTTGTTTGTTAAAGCGAACACCTAGGGCTTTGGAGGTGTTGAGGGAGATGGTGGAGAGTGGTTTAGAGCCAACTCTCAAGACGTATAATGTGATTCTTAATGGGTATTTCAAAGCGGGTCAGGTTAAAGAAGCTTGGCAGTTTTTCTTGGAGATGAAAAGGCGAAGAAGATGTGAGATGGATGTTGTTACCTACACAACTGTGGTTCATGGGTTTGGGGTTGCAGGTGAGATTCAAAAGGcgcgccaagtgtttgatgaaatgattGGGTTAGGGATACTTCCTTCTGTTGCCACTTACAATGCATATATTCAAGTTCTATGCAAAAAAGACAATGTGGAGAATGCTATTTTGGTGTTTGAGGAGATGTTGAAGAAGGGTTATACTCCTAATGCAACAACATACAATGTAGTGATCAGAGGGTTGTGTCATGTTGGAAAGATGGATAGGGCAATGGAGTATTTGGATAAGATGAAAGATGATGAGTGCGGTCCGAATGTTCAAACTTACAATGTGATCATTAGGTATTATTGCGATGAAGGTGAAATCGagaagagtttgaaggtttttaAGAGAATGGGTAATGGTGAATGTTTGCCCAATTTGGATACATACAATGTTTTAATAAGTGCAATGTTTGGGAGGAAGAGATCTGGCGATCTAATGGTGGCAGGGAAACTGCTGATAGAAATGGTGGATAGAGGGTTTATCCCTCGTAAGTTCACCTTCAATCGAGTCTTGAATGGCCTTTTGCTTACTGGAAATCAAGATTTTGCCAAAGAGATACTTACAGCACAGAGCAGATGTGGTCGTCTTCCTCGTCAGCTCAGATTATGA